From Halobacterium sp. R2-5, the proteins below share one genomic window:
- a CDS encoding PH domain-containing protein — MERLDSRVRVIWLFRVLVGAAFVGGIAAVLTGFLDRISLSPTLAGGGVFAVLLVLGTIHVVLRYRAWAFEVREDTLYIERGVLVNVRTVVPFVRVQHVDSRQGPLQRLLGLGSVVVYTAGSRGADVAIPGLVAGRADDVQESLRRLAIESEPETGDAGDAV, encoded by the coding sequence ATGGAACGTCTCGACTCTCGCGTGCGCGTCATCTGGCTCTTCCGCGTGCTCGTCGGTGCTGCTTTCGTCGGCGGCATCGCCGCCGTCCTGACCGGTTTCCTCGACCGGATTTCGCTCTCCCCGACGCTCGCCGGCGGCGGCGTGTTCGCCGTTCTCCTCGTGCTCGGCACTATCCACGTCGTCCTCCGGTACCGCGCGTGGGCGTTCGAAGTCCGTGAGGACACGCTCTACATCGAGCGCGGCGTGCTCGTGAACGTCCGCACGGTCGTGCCGTTCGTACGCGTCCAGCACGTCGACTCCCGGCAGGGGCCGCTCCAGCGGCTGCTCGGCCTCGGGAGCGTCGTCGTCTACACCGCGGGCTCGCGGGGCGCGGACGTCGCGATTCCCGGGCTGGTCGCGGGGCGCGCCGACGACGTCCAGGAGTCGCTGCGGCGGCTCGCAATCGAGAGCGAACCCGAGACCGGCGACGCCGGGGATGCGGTGTGA
- a CDS encoding PH domain-containing protein, with product MKLHPLSIPLRVVSRAVGLAWVFIFGGFALAGGDPVVVSAVVVLAVVALAAVTAYEVAYYRRFEYVLTEDSLDIGSGVFSRREREIPLRRVQNVDVTRSFVARLLGIAVVDVETAGGGGTEANLRFVGREEGNRLQEEIREKRAALQREGRTETGESTEGEAAGVEGETLFELSDRDLLLYGALSFDPRLASGVVAFAPFVAPLLGDRVTISGLGFAVLAAFAVVAFVALWAASAAARIVQFYGFRLRRVGDDLRYERGLLSRRDGTIPLSKLQTVAVEENLLMRRFGFASLAVETAGYAPGSTPSGGSEAAIPIAPREDVLSLARTLEPFHDFEVAKPPERARKRYVRRYLIVGLAVLGAGALVNALLVDIPWYGAVVVLPLAWPAARLAHRHRGYELGPDHAVTRAGFWNRSTRIVPYRRVQTVIQRQTVFQKRWSLSTVIFDTAGSRSISAGDASALDRDAEQADAIAADVQERVLDVVYEGEREHRD from the coding sequence GTGAAGCTCCACCCGCTGTCGATCCCCCTCCGCGTCGTCTCGCGCGCGGTCGGTCTCGCGTGGGTGTTCATCTTCGGTGGGTTCGCGCTCGCGGGCGGCGACCCCGTGGTGGTCAGCGCGGTCGTCGTGCTCGCGGTGGTCGCGCTCGCCGCCGTCACCGCCTACGAGGTGGCGTACTACCGGCGCTTCGAGTACGTGCTCACCGAGGACAGCCTCGACATCGGCTCCGGCGTGTTCTCCCGGCGGGAGCGCGAGATTCCGCTGCGGCGCGTCCAGAACGTCGACGTCACGCGGTCGTTCGTCGCGCGCCTGCTCGGCATCGCGGTCGTCGACGTCGAGACCGCGGGCGGCGGCGGCACCGAGGCGAACCTCCGGTTCGTCGGCCGCGAGGAAGGCAACCGCCTCCAGGAGGAGATCCGGGAGAAGCGCGCCGCGCTCCAGCGCGAGGGGCGGACGGAAACCGGCGAATCGACCGAGGGCGAGGCCGCCGGGGTGGAGGGCGAGACGCTGTTCGAGCTCTCGGACCGCGACCTGCTGCTGTACGGCGCGCTCTCTTTCGACCCGCGGCTGGCGTCGGGCGTCGTCGCGTTCGCGCCGTTCGTCGCGCCGCTGCTCGGCGACCGCGTCACCATCTCGGGGCTCGGATTCGCCGTGCTCGCCGCGTTCGCGGTCGTCGCGTTCGTCGCGCTCTGGGCTGCCTCGGCCGCCGCGCGCATCGTCCAGTTCTACGGGTTCCGGCTGCGGCGCGTCGGCGACGACCTGCGCTACGAGCGCGGCCTGCTCTCGCGGCGCGACGGCACCATCCCGCTGTCGAAGCTCCAGACGGTCGCCGTCGAGGAGAACCTCCTGATGCGCCGGTTCGGGTTCGCGTCGCTGGCCGTCGAGACCGCGGGCTACGCCCCCGGCAGCACGCCCAGCGGCGGCTCGGAAGCCGCCATCCCTATCGCGCCGCGCGAGGACGTGCTGTCGCTCGCGCGCACGCTCGAACCGTTCCACGACTTCGAGGTCGCGAAGCCGCCCGAGCGAGCCCGGAAGCGGTACGTCCGCCGGTACCTCATCGTCGGGCTCGCGGTGCTCGGCGCGGGCGCGCTCGTGAACGCGCTCCTCGTGGACATCCCGTGGTACGGCGCGGTCGTCGTGCTCCCGCTGGCGTGGCCGGCCGCGCGGCTCGCGCACCGCCACCGCGGCTACGAGCTCGGCCCGGACCACGCCGTCACGCGCGCGGGGTTCTGGAACCGCAGCACGCGCATCGTGCCGTACCGCCGCGTCCAGACGGTCATCCAGCGCCAGACCGTCTTCCAGAAGCGCTGGAGCCTCTCGACGGTCATCTTCGACACCGCGGGGTCGCGCTCGATCTCCGCGGGCGACGCGTCGGCGCTCGACCGGGACGCCGAGCAGGCCGACGCCATCGCCGCGGACGTCCAGGAGCGCGTGCTCGACGTCGTCTACGAGGGCGAGCGCGAGCACCGAGACTGA